In a genomic window of Streptomyces sp. NBC_01231:
- a CDS encoding ABC transporter ATP-binding protein — translation MTALLEVEDLKVAYGKIEAVKGISFSVEAGQIVTLIGTNGAGKTTTLRTLSGLLKPTSGRITFDGKPLKSIPAHKIVSLGLAHSPEGRHIFPRLSITENLQLGAFLRKDKEGIEKDIQRAYDLFPILGERRKQAAGTLSGGEQQMLAMGRALMSQPKLLMLDEPSMGLSPIMMQKIMATITELKAQGTTILLVEQNAQAALSLADQGHVMEIGNIVLSGSGADLLHDESVRKAYLGED, via the coding sequence GTGACCGCACTGCTGGAGGTCGAGGACCTCAAGGTCGCCTACGGCAAGATCGAAGCCGTCAAGGGCATCTCCTTCAGCGTCGAAGCCGGCCAGATCGTCACCCTCATCGGCACCAACGGCGCCGGCAAGACCACAACCCTGCGCACCCTCTCCGGACTCCTCAAGCCCACCAGCGGCCGCATCACTTTCGACGGCAAACCCCTCAAAAGCATCCCCGCCCACAAGATCGTCTCCCTGGGCCTCGCCCACTCCCCCGAAGGCCGGCACATCTTCCCGCGCCTGTCGATCACGGAGAACCTCCAACTCGGCGCCTTCCTCCGCAAGGACAAGGAAGGCATCGAAAAGGACATCCAACGCGCCTACGACCTCTTCCCCATCCTGGGAGAACGCAGGAAGCAGGCCGCCGGCACCCTCTCCGGCGGCGAGCAGCAAATGCTCGCCATGGGCCGCGCACTCATGTCCCAGCCCAAGCTCCTCATGCTCGACGAACCCTCCATGGGCCTCTCGCCGATCATGATGCAGAAAATCATGGCGACGATCACCGAACTGAAGGCCCAGGGCACGACCATCCTCCTGGTCGAACAGAACGCCCAGGCGGCCCTCTCACTCGCCGACCAAGGACACGTCATGGAGATCGGCAACATCGTCCTCTCCGGCAGCGGAGCGGACCTACTCCACGACGAGTCGGTACGCAAGGCGTACCTCGGCGAGGACTGA
- a CDS encoding branched-chain amino acid ABC transporter permease yields MTTTTTTADAPRGLIALPQTAARALIALGAIGTIASTFMSWTWTSEFPGDLTYYGSPAGLQILDLIAGALTLLYALTRWNTRGLHWLNPANATAPVVLAAASAFAVSWFSAIAITVDLGGLVNLDPGAYIAAVASLVALLGALALPSPGDTAKAWVSKPDNIPAAGRLPGWAERLIITAATALALIAFAYGIGVDPDASETFLGYLLLVIFGAWALIAAGLFDRFSALNARHKGFATTMAFLAAALFPFVENNEHNANLGVNILVVGTVALGLNIVVGLTGLLDLGYVAFLGVGAYAAALVSGSEFSRFSGVQFPFWAAMLTGMAASLVFGVLIGAPTLRLRGDYLAIVTLGFGEIFRITVNNLDGSSGPNITNGPNGISMIPDMNVFGFNLGTPHDIGSITIGRFANYFLLMLIITGIVVLVFNRAADSRIGRSWIAIREDETAATAMGINGFRVKLIAFALGASLAGLAGTVSAHVGYSVNPAPYQFAGSVPPNSAFLLAAVVLGGMGTVNGPILGATLLYLLPEKLGFLKEYQLLAFGIALVLLMRFRPEGIIPNRRRQLEFHETDQLDIPQQGLPDSTVGVTKAGA; encoded by the coding sequence ATGACAACCACGACCACCACCGCAGACGCCCCACGCGGCCTCATCGCCCTGCCCCAGACCGCCGCCCGCGCCCTCATCGCCCTCGGCGCCATCGGCACCATCGCCAGCACCTTCATGTCCTGGACCTGGACCTCCGAATTCCCCGGAGACCTCACCTACTACGGCTCCCCCGCCGGACTCCAGATCCTCGACCTCATAGCCGGCGCACTCACCCTCCTCTACGCGCTCACCCGCTGGAACACACGCGGCCTGCACTGGCTCAACCCCGCAAACGCCACCGCACCCGTCGTCCTCGCGGCCGCCTCAGCCTTCGCCGTCAGCTGGTTCAGCGCCATCGCCATCACCGTCGACCTGGGCGGCCTCGTCAACCTCGACCCCGGCGCCTACATCGCCGCCGTCGCCTCCCTCGTCGCCCTCCTCGGCGCCCTCGCACTCCCCAGCCCCGGCGACACCGCCAAAGCCTGGGTCAGCAAGCCCGACAACATCCCCGCCGCAGGCCGACTCCCCGGCTGGGCCGAACGCCTCATCATCACCGCCGCCACCGCCCTCGCCCTGATCGCCTTCGCCTACGGCATCGGCGTCGACCCCGACGCCAGCGAAACCTTCCTCGGCTACCTGCTGCTCGTCATCTTCGGCGCCTGGGCACTCATCGCCGCCGGCCTCTTCGACCGCTTCTCCGCGCTCAACGCCCGGCACAAAGGTTTCGCCACCACCATGGCGTTCCTCGCAGCAGCGCTCTTCCCCTTCGTCGAGAACAACGAACACAACGCCAACCTCGGCGTGAACATCCTCGTCGTCGGTACCGTCGCCCTCGGCCTCAACATCGTCGTCGGCCTCACCGGACTCCTCGACCTCGGATACGTCGCCTTCCTCGGCGTCGGCGCCTACGCCGCCGCCCTCGTCTCCGGCTCCGAATTCTCCCGATTCTCCGGCGTCCAGTTCCCGTTCTGGGCCGCCATGCTCACCGGCATGGCCGCATCGCTCGTCTTCGGCGTCCTCATCGGCGCCCCCACCCTGCGACTGCGCGGCGACTACCTCGCCATCGTCACCCTCGGCTTCGGAGAAATCTTCCGCATCACCGTCAACAACCTCGACGGCTCCTCCGGACCGAACATCACCAACGGCCCCAACGGCATCTCGATGATCCCCGACATGAACGTCTTCGGCTTCAACCTCGGGACCCCCCACGACATCGGATCCATCACCATCGGCCGCTTCGCGAACTACTTCCTGCTGATGCTGATCATCACCGGGATCGTCGTACTCGTCTTCAACCGAGCCGCGGACTCGCGCATCGGCCGCTCCTGGATCGCCATCCGCGAAGACGAGACCGCAGCCACCGCCATGGGCATCAACGGCTTCCGCGTCAAACTCATCGCCTTCGCACTCGGCGCCTCCCTCGCCGGCCTCGCCGGCACCGTCAGCGCCCACGTCGGCTACAGCGTCAACCCCGCCCCCTACCAGTTCGCCGGCTCCGTACCACCCAACTCGGCCTTCCTGCTGGCCGCAGTCGTACTCGGCGGCATGGGCACCGTCAACGGCCCCATCCTCGGCGCCACACTGCTCTACCTCCTCCCCGAGAAGCTCGGCTTCCTCAAGGAGTACCAGCTCCTCGCCTTCGGCATCGCCCTCGTGCTCCTCATGCGCTTCCGGCCCGAAGGCATCATCCCCAACCGGCGCCGCCAGCTCGAATTCCACGAGACCGACCAACTCGACATCCCCCAACAAGGCCTTCCCGACTCCACCGTCGGCGTCACCAAGGCAGGGGCGTGA
- a CDS encoding response regulator, translating into MTAPESPQPVDAPDDDKSHVPPLTTRVVIAEDEALIRLDLKEMLEEEGYSVVGEAGDGERAVELAREHKPDLVILDVKMPKLDGISAAEKIAEERIAPVLMLTAFSQRDLVERARDAGAMAYLVKPFSKSDVVPAIEMAVSRFTELRELENEIADLTLRLETRKLVDRAKSILQTEYGLTEPAAFRWIQKTSMDRRMSMQQVAEAVIADADEKKANKG; encoded by the coding sequence GTGACCGCCCCCGAGTCGCCCCAGCCCGTAGACGCGCCCGACGACGACAAGTCGCACGTGCCTCCGCTGACGACCCGTGTCGTCATCGCCGAGGACGAGGCCCTGATCCGGCTCGACCTCAAGGAGATGCTGGAGGAAGAGGGCTACAGCGTCGTGGGCGAGGCCGGTGACGGTGAGCGGGCCGTCGAGCTCGCCCGCGAGCACAAGCCGGACCTGGTGATCCTGGACGTGAAGATGCCGAAGCTGGACGGCATCTCGGCGGCCGAGAAGATCGCGGAGGAGCGCATCGCCCCCGTGCTGATGCTGACCGCGTTCTCGCAGCGCGACCTCGTGGAGCGGGCGAGGGACGCCGGTGCGATGGCGTATCTGGTGAAGCCGTTCAGCAAGAGTGATGTCGTTCCGGCGATCGAGATGGCTGTCTCGCGCTTCACGGAGTTGCGGGAGCTGGAGAACGAGATCGCGGACCTCACGCTGCGGTTGGAGACCCGGAAGCTGGTGGACCGGGCGAAGTCGATTCTGCAGACGGAGTACGGGCTGACGGAGCCGGCGGCGTTCCGGTGGATTCAGAAGACGTCGATGGATCGTCGGATGTCGATGCAGCAGGTGGCCGAGGCGGTCATCGCGGATGCGGACGAGAAGAAGGCCAACAAGGGCTGA
- a CDS encoding helix-turn-helix domain-containing protein, which translates to MNFHGTEVRQKALTLLRSGTKNAEVARHLNVPLGTVGYWKHLDRAKRGECPGKHDPKCPRCDGRDLDEPAYSYLLGLYLGDGHISHYSEHRVPNLMIACTESWRGLMDDCEQAMRAVFPDNSVCRVRRTGCSNVKVYSKHLHCLFPQHGPAKKHERLIALVPWQQAIVDAHPWEFIRGLIHSDGCRITNWTTRLVAGERKRYEYPRYFFANKSDDIRKLFCDTLDKVGVEWTTLARGSDPFNISIARKASVALMDTHVGPKH; encoded by the coding sequence ATGAACTTTCACGGCACTGAGGTACGACAGAAGGCCCTCACCCTCCTGCGCAGCGGCACGAAGAACGCCGAGGTCGCACGGCACCTGAACGTGCCGCTCGGCACCGTCGGCTACTGGAAGCATCTGGACCGAGCGAAACGCGGCGAATGCCCTGGCAAGCACGATCCCAAGTGCCCCCGCTGCGACGGACGGGACCTCGATGAACCCGCGTATAGCTACCTGCTGGGCCTGTATCTCGGCGATGGGCACATCAGTCACTACTCCGAGCATCGAGTGCCCAACCTCATGATCGCCTGCACCGAGTCGTGGCGCGGCCTCATGGACGACTGCGAGCAGGCCATGCGCGCAGTCTTCCCCGACAACTCCGTCTGCCGCGTCCGCAGGACCGGCTGCAGCAACGTAAAGGTCTACTCGAAGCACCTGCATTGCCTGTTTCCCCAACACGGCCCCGCCAAGAAGCACGAGCGCCTCATCGCCCTGGTCCCCTGGCAGCAAGCCATCGTCGATGCGCACCCTTGGGAGTTCATCCGCGGCCTCATCCACTCCGACGGATGTCGCATCACCAACTGGACCACCCGCCTCGTAGCCGGTGAGCGCAAGCGCTACGAGTACCCCCGCTACTTCTTCGCCAACAAGTCGGACGACATCCGGAAGCTCTTCTGCGACACCCTCGACAAGGTGGGCGTCGAATGGACCACCCTTGCTCGTGGTAGCGACCCCTTCAACATCTCCATCGCCCGCAAAGCCTCAGTCGCCCTCATGGACACCCACGTAGGCCCCAAGCACTGA
- a CDS encoding 5'-nucleotidase C-terminal domain-containing protein: MPLNRRKFLKRSAVTGAGVALAGSAAAPAAEAAEASDAEKGYGHRPVKRYALTVMGTTDLHGHVFNWDYFKDAEYTDAQGNAQGLSRISTLVNQVRKEKGRRNTLLLDAGDTIQGTPLTYYYAKVDPITAEGGPVHPMAAAMNAIGYDAVALGNHEFNYGIETLRKFEEQCDFPLLGANALDAKTLKPAFPPYFMKTFHVKGAPPVRVAVLGLTNPGIAIWDKAYVQGKLTFPGLEEQAAKWVPRLRSLGADVVVVSAHSGSSGTSSYGDQLPYVENSAALVAQQVPGIDAILVGHAHVEIPELRVTNAQTGRAVVLSEPLAYAERLSLFDFELVFAKGRWSVESVKASVLNSNSVADDPRITKLLKDDHDVVVAYVNQVVGTATETLTTVEARYKDAPIIDLITRVQEDVVRAALAVTEYASVPVIAQASPFSRTSEIPAGEVTIRDLSSLYVYDNTLVAKLMTGAQVRAYLEYSAQYFAQTAAGAAVDVEKLTNAGGRPDYNYDYVSGLSYEIDIARAVGSRIRNLSYGGVALDDAQQFVLAVNNYRANGGGAFPHVASAKELWSESTEIRTRISEWVTARGVLDPKDFASVDWKLTRDGTPVF; the protein is encoded by the coding sequence ATGCCGTTGAATCGTCGGAAGTTTCTGAAGAGGTCCGCTGTGACGGGGGCGGGGGTGGCGTTGGCCGGCTCGGCGGCGGCTCCGGCGGCGGAGGCCGCGGAGGCTTCGGATGCGGAGAAGGGGTATGGGCATCGGCCGGTGAAGCGGTATGCGCTGACGGTGATGGGCACGACGGATCTGCATGGTCATGTCTTCAACTGGGACTACTTCAAGGACGCGGAGTACACGGACGCGCAGGGCAACGCGCAGGGTCTGTCGCGGATCTCGACGCTGGTGAACCAGGTCCGTAAGGAGAAGGGCCGTCGGAACACGCTCTTGCTGGACGCGGGCGACACCATTCAGGGCACGCCGTTGACGTACTACTACGCGAAGGTGGATCCGATCACCGCGGAGGGTGGTCCGGTGCATCCGATGGCGGCGGCGATGAACGCGATCGGGTATGACGCGGTGGCGTTGGGCAACCATGAGTTCAACTACGGCATCGAGACGTTGCGCAAGTTCGAGGAGCAGTGTGATTTTCCGCTGCTGGGGGCGAACGCGTTGGATGCGAAGACGTTGAAGCCGGCGTTTCCGCCGTACTTCATGAAGACGTTCCATGTGAAGGGTGCGCCGCCGGTGAGGGTGGCGGTGCTGGGGCTGACGAACCCGGGGATCGCGATCTGGGACAAGGCGTATGTGCAGGGGAAGTTGACGTTCCCGGGCCTTGAGGAGCAGGCGGCGAAGTGGGTGCCGAGGCTGCGTTCGTTGGGCGCGGACGTGGTGGTGGTGTCGGCGCATTCGGGGTCGTCGGGGACGTCGTCGTACGGTGACCAGTTGCCGTATGTGGAGAACTCGGCGGCGTTGGTGGCGCAGCAGGTGCCGGGGATCGACGCGATTCTCGTCGGGCATGCGCATGTGGAGATTCCCGAGTTGAGGGTGACCAACGCGCAGACGGGCAGGGCGGTGGTTCTGTCGGAGCCGTTGGCGTATGCGGAGCGGTTGTCGCTGTTCGACTTCGAGTTGGTCTTCGCGAAGGGCCGTTGGTCGGTCGAGTCGGTGAAGGCGTCGGTGCTGAACTCGAATTCGGTCGCGGACGATCCGAGGATCACGAAGCTGCTGAAGGACGATCATGATGTCGTGGTGGCGTATGTGAATCAGGTGGTCGGTACGGCGACGGAGACGTTGACGACGGTGGAGGCGCGGTACAAGGACGCGCCGATCATCGACTTGATCACGAGGGTGCAGGAGGACGTGGTCCGGGCGGCGTTGGCGGTTACGGAGTACGCGTCGGTGCCGGTGATCGCGCAGGCGTCGCCGTTCTCGCGGACGTCGGAGATTCCGGCGGGTGAGGTGACGATCCGGGACCTGTCGAGTCTGTATGTGTACGACAACACGCTGGTCGCGAAGTTGATGACGGGTGCGCAGGTCAGGGCGTATCTGGAGTATTCGGCGCAGTATTTCGCGCAGACGGCGGCGGGTGCGGCGGTGGATGTGGAGAAGCTGACGAACGCGGGGGGTCGTCCGGACTACAACTACGACTATGTGTCGGGGTTGTCGTACGAGATCGACATCGCGCGGGCTGTGGGTTCGCGGATCAGGAATCTGTCGTACGGGGGTGTCGCGTTGGACGATGCTCAGCAGTTCGTGTTGGCGGTGAACAACTACCGGGCCAATGGTGGTGGTGCGTTTCCGCATGTGGCGTCGGCGAAGGAGCTGTGGTCGGAGTCGACGGAGATCCGGACGCGGATTTCGGAGTGGGTGACGGCGAGGGGTGTGCTGGATCCGAAGGACTTCGCGTCGGTGGACTGGAAGTTGACGAGGGACGGTACGCCGGTGTTCTAG
- a CDS encoding ABC transporter ATP-binding protein, translating to MTTTTAPSPVLEASGVTMRFGGLTAVRSVDLTVNSGEIVGLIGPNGAGKTTFFNCLTGLYVPTEGTVSYKGTVLPPKPHLVTSAGIARTFQNIRLFANMTVLENVLVGRHTRTKEGLWSALLRGPGFRKAEAASHERAMELLEFIGLAHKADHLSRNLPYGEQRKLEIARALASEPGLLLLDEPTAGMNPQETRATEELVFAIRDQGIAVLVIEHDMRFIFNLCDRVACLVQGEKLVEGTSEVVQGDERVVAAYLGTPFEGAPGADELAEVEAAEASGAQSTTSTEGKAQ from the coding sequence ATGACCACCACAACCGCACCCAGCCCCGTCCTCGAAGCCAGCGGGGTCACCATGCGCTTCGGCGGCCTCACCGCCGTACGCAGCGTCGACCTCACCGTCAACAGCGGCGAAATCGTCGGCCTCATCGGCCCCAACGGAGCCGGCAAGACCACCTTCTTCAACTGCCTCACCGGCCTGTACGTGCCCACAGAAGGAACCGTCTCCTACAAAGGCACAGTGCTCCCGCCCAAACCGCACCTCGTCACCAGCGCCGGCATCGCACGCACCTTCCAGAACATCCGGCTCTTCGCCAACATGACCGTCCTGGAAAACGTCCTCGTCGGCCGCCACACCAGGACCAAGGAAGGCCTCTGGTCCGCACTCCTGCGCGGCCCCGGATTCCGCAAGGCCGAAGCCGCCTCCCACGAGCGCGCCATGGAACTCCTGGAGTTCATCGGCCTCGCCCACAAAGCCGACCACCTCTCCCGCAACCTGCCCTACGGCGAACAGCGCAAGCTGGAAATCGCCCGGGCACTCGCCAGCGAACCGGGCCTCCTCCTCCTCGACGAACCCACCGCCGGCATGAACCCGCAAGAAACCCGCGCCACCGAAGAACTCGTCTTCGCCATCCGCGACCAGGGCATCGCCGTCCTCGTCATCGAGCACGACATGCGCTTCATCTTCAACCTGTGCGACCGCGTCGCCTGCCTCGTCCAAGGCGAGAAACTCGTCGAAGGAACCTCGGAAGTCGTCCAGGGCGACGAACGCGTCGTCGCCGCCTACCTCGGCACCCCCTTCGAAGGCGCCCCCGGCGCCGACGAACTCGCCGAAGTCGAAGCCGCCGAGGCCTCCGGAGCGCAGAGCACCACCAGCACGGAAGGAAAAGCCCAGTGA
- a CDS encoding SIMPL domain-containing protein — MATPTPDDPHPAVPYGTPDAPRIAVRGEAHLEVDPEIARIGITVASRGKDRRAALDDLTRRNTTALNLIKTYGEAVERLETGAFSITPQLKEGRGERIHAHHGRVHITAELTDFTALGELATRLADLDLTRVDGPWWALRPHSPAHRTARQQAVREAVQRAREYAEALGTTLAALVELADIGAENTPPAYPAAAGGRMRSMAYGAPQETAAAPLDLEPQRQHVHAQVNARFTMAPPQL; from the coding sequence ATGGCCACCCCGACACCCGACGACCCCCACCCCGCCGTCCCCTACGGCACCCCCGACGCCCCCCGCATCGCCGTCCGCGGCGAAGCCCACCTCGAAGTCGACCCCGAGATCGCCCGCATCGGCATCACCGTCGCCTCCCGCGGCAAAGACCGCCGCGCCGCCCTCGACGACCTCACCCGCCGTAACACCACCGCCCTCAACCTCATCAAAACCTACGGCGAAGCAGTCGAACGACTCGAAACCGGCGCCTTCTCCATCACCCCCCAACTCAAAGAAGGCCGCGGCGAACGCATCCACGCCCACCACGGCCGCGTCCACATCACCGCCGAACTCACCGACTTCACCGCCCTCGGCGAACTCGCCACCCGCCTCGCCGACCTCGACCTCACCCGCGTCGACGGCCCCTGGTGGGCCCTACGCCCCCACTCACCCGCCCACCGCACAGCCCGACAACAAGCAGTACGCGAAGCCGTACAACGCGCCCGCGAATACGCCGAAGCACTCGGCACCACCCTCGCCGCCCTCGTGGAACTCGCCGACATCGGCGCCGAGAACACCCCGCCGGCCTATCCCGCAGCCGCCGGCGGCCGCATGCGCTCCATGGCCTACGGCGCCCCCCAAGAGACCGCCGCCGCACCACTCGACCTCGAACCCCAACGCCAACACGTCCACGCCCAGGTCAACGCCCGATTCACCATGGCACCCCCACAGCTGTGA
- the pyk gene encoding pyruvate kinase produces the protein MRRAKIVCTLGPATHSYDQIKALVEAGMDVARFNLSHGTHAEHEERYQHVRKAADETGHSVGILADLQGPKIRLGRFTEGPVLLERGDTFTITVEENTEGNGHTCGTTYPGLATDVTPGEHILVDDGKVCLEVTAIDGPRVHTTVIEGGMVSDHKGLNLPGVSVSVPALSDKDEADLRWALRTGFDIVALSFVRSGRDIDDVHRIMDEQGRRLPVIAKVEKPQAVEAIDDIVAAFDGIMVARGDLGVEMPLEQVPLVQKRAIKLAKRNAKPVIVATQMLDSMIENSRPTRAEASDVANAVIDGTDAVMLSGETSVGKHPIETVLTMAKIVEAAEEDLLAKGLPPLTESNKPRTQGGAVARAAAEMGDFLGAKFLVAFTQSGDTVRRLSRYRSPIPLLAFTPEPATRSQLSLTWGVETFLGPQADSTDAMVDQVDELLLKYGRCEKGDSVVITAGSPPGVSGSTNLVRVHHIGEDDK, from the coding sequence ATGCGCCGAGCAAAAATCGTCTGCACACTGGGCCCCGCCACCCACTCGTACGACCAGATCAAAGCCCTGGTCGAAGCCGGAATGGACGTCGCCCGCTTCAACCTCAGCCACGGCACCCACGCCGAACACGAGGAGCGCTACCAGCACGTACGCAAGGCCGCCGACGAGACCGGCCACAGCGTCGGCATCCTCGCCGACCTTCAAGGCCCGAAGATCCGCCTCGGCCGCTTCACCGAAGGACCCGTACTCCTTGAACGCGGCGACACCTTCACCATCACCGTCGAGGAAAACACCGAAGGCAACGGCCACACCTGCGGCACCACCTACCCCGGCCTCGCCACCGACGTCACCCCCGGCGAACACATCCTCGTAGACGACGGAAAAGTCTGCCTCGAAGTCACCGCCATCGACGGCCCCCGCGTCCACACCACGGTGATCGAAGGAGGCATGGTCTCCGACCACAAAGGCCTCAACCTCCCCGGCGTCTCCGTCTCCGTCCCCGCCCTCTCCGACAAGGACGAAGCCGACCTCCGCTGGGCCCTGCGCACCGGCTTCGACATTGTCGCCCTCTCCTTCGTCCGCAGCGGCCGCGACATCGACGACGTCCACCGCATCATGGACGAACAAGGCCGCCGCCTCCCCGTCATCGCCAAAGTGGAGAAACCCCAGGCCGTCGAAGCCATCGACGACATCGTCGCCGCCTTCGACGGCATCATGGTCGCCCGCGGAGACCTCGGCGTCGAAATGCCCCTCGAACAAGTCCCACTCGTCCAAAAGCGCGCCATCAAACTCGCCAAACGCAACGCCAAACCGGTCATCGTCGCCACCCAGATGCTCGACTCCATGATCGAGAACTCCCGCCCCACCCGCGCGGAAGCCTCGGACGTCGCCAACGCCGTCATCGACGGCACCGACGCGGTGATGCTGTCGGGCGAGACGAGCGTCGGCAAACACCCGATCGAAACCGTCCTGACGATGGCGAAGATCGTCGAAGCCGCCGAGGAAGACCTCCTCGCCAAAGGCCTCCCGCCCCTCACCGAAAGCAACAAACCCCGCACCCAGGGCGGCGCGGTCGCCCGAGCCGCGGCCGAGATGGGCGACTTCCTCGGCGCCAAGTTCCTCGTCGCCTTCACCCAGTCCGGCGACACCGTCCGCCGACTGTCCCGCTACCGCTCCCCGATCCCGCTCCTTGCGTTCACCCCCGAACCGGCGACCCGCTCCCAGCTCAGCCTGACCTGGGGCGTGGAGACGTTCCTCGGTCCCCAGGCGGACTCCACGGACGCGATGGTCGACCAGGTGGACGAGCTGCTCCTGAAGTACGGCCGCTGCGAGAAGGGCGACAGCGTGGTCATCACGGCCGGCTCCCCACCCGGCGTCTCGGGCTCGACGAACCTGGTCCGGGTGCACCACATCGGCGAGGACGACAAGTAG
- a CDS encoding SidA/IucD/PvdA family monooxygenase: protein MTPTPHPPHHQPEAPRDLVGIGIGPSNLSLAALAHPLPDLDTVFYEQRPTFNWHPGLLIDGATIQVPFLADLVTLADPANPWTFLNYLKARDRLFPFYFAERFHIHRAEYDAYCRWVSDNLPQLRFGHQVDAVRWNPERDLFEVDFTQLDTDGEAEALGRTYTRNVVLGIGTEPYIPEPLKPLVETPGVPVHHAADYLDHRDTLLAAGHVTVIGSGQSGAEVFLDLLRNRPTGQENLHWLGRTEAFAPMEYSKLGLEHFTPDYTRYFHALPESARDRLITTQWQLHKAIDTDTIAAIHEELYRRTLHDSWPDAVLTPGVHVRTAGRIATTQIELHLEHTQQNTRSRLTTDAVVLATGYRERPLDRILAGLDPYLRRDNRERPRIDEQFRLVLDPAVTGAVHVQNAERHTHGIGTPDLGLAAWRSATILNTLTPKEPYRLPTRTAFTTFGLHPHPPQVPHARQALRALTPLIDGR from the coding sequence ATGACCCCGACGCCCCACCCCCCACACCACCAACCCGAAGCACCCCGCGACCTCGTCGGCATCGGCATCGGCCCCAGCAACCTCTCCCTCGCCGCCCTCGCCCACCCCCTCCCCGACCTCGACACCGTCTTCTACGAACAACGCCCCACCTTCAACTGGCACCCCGGCCTGCTCATCGACGGCGCCACCATCCAAGTCCCCTTCCTCGCCGACCTGGTGACCCTCGCCGACCCCGCCAACCCCTGGACCTTCCTCAACTACCTCAAGGCCCGAGACCGGCTCTTCCCCTTCTACTTCGCCGAGCGCTTCCACATCCACCGCGCCGAATACGACGCCTACTGCCGCTGGGTGTCCGACAACCTCCCCCAGCTGCGCTTCGGCCACCAGGTCGACGCCGTCCGCTGGAACCCCGAACGCGACCTCTTCGAAGTCGACTTCACCCAACTCGACACCGACGGAGAAGCCGAAGCCCTCGGCCGGACCTACACCAGGAACGTCGTCCTCGGCATCGGCACCGAGCCCTACATCCCCGAACCACTCAAACCCCTCGTCGAGACACCCGGCGTCCCCGTCCACCACGCCGCCGACTACCTCGACCACCGCGACACCCTCCTCGCCGCAGGCCACGTCACCGTCATCGGCTCCGGACAATCAGGCGCCGAAGTCTTCCTCGACCTGCTCCGCAACCGCCCCACCGGCCAAGAAAACCTCCACTGGCTCGGCCGCACCGAAGCCTTCGCCCCCATGGAGTACTCGAAACTCGGCCTCGAACACTTCACCCCCGACTACACCCGCTACTTCCACGCCCTCCCCGAAAGCGCCCGCGACCGCCTCATCACCACTCAATGGCAGCTCCACAAAGCCATCGACACCGACACCATCGCCGCCATCCACGAAGAGCTCTACCGCCGCACCCTCCACGACAGCTGGCCCGACGCCGTCCTCACCCCCGGCGTCCACGTCCGCACCGCCGGCCGCATCGCCACCACCCAGATCGAACTCCACCTGGAACACACCCAGCAAAACACCCGCTCCCGCCTCACCACCGACGCCGTCGTCCTCGCCACCGGCTACCGCGAACGCCCCCTCGACCGCATCCTCGCCGGCCTCGACCCCTACCTACGCCGCGACAACCGCGAACGCCCCCGCATCGACGAACAGTTCCGCCTCGTCCTCGACCCCGCCGTCACCGGCGCCGTCCACGTCCAGAACGCCGAACGCCACACCCACGGCATCGGCACCCCCGACCTCGGCCTCGCCGCCTGGCGCAGCGCCACCATCCTCAACACCCTCACCCCGAAAGAGCCCTACCGCCTGCCCACCCGCACCGCCTTCACCACCTTCGGCCTCCACCCACACCCACCACAGGTCCCGCACGCTCGGCAGGCCCTTCGAGCCCTCACACCACTCATCGACGGCCGATAA